The Micromonospora sp. Llam0 genome includes a window with the following:
- a CDS encoding type IV secretory system conjugative DNA transfer family protein, producing MLAAPAPDLSPPALWVWQAGVWAVHRPWLAAVAAAALVAWIAGRNLLASWRHRHHATGARLVTIAPPPQVDPHSSASFLANLAGTLTPARWRRLLYGTPHVAWQYTWAGRHLLVSVWVPGTVPKGAVEAAVRGAWPGAACTTTDAANPVPADAVAATGGYLSPTAAEWLPLRTDHDADPLRALMAAGAQLRHGEYACVQILARPASPRRTTRARRAAGRLRQGKTAIPALNPAAPLLWLIEAFQPGPSTRGRGTSNSAATRRDPTVERDVRAILDKTSHVLWETGIRYAVASTNHRSGSRPDNRLRGIADAIASSFAVHSGRNRLAHRTRMPHPVAVLAARRLGPGFLTATPELAALAALPQDLAVPGLDRARAKSMPAPVAVPTGGRSVTVLGDAEIGGHPVALAVPDARYHTHMVGSTGSGKTTLLAAMIIDGILAGRGTVVIDPHGDLVTDILDRLPASVAQRVVLFDPDQPNPPTLNPLEGQDHDLITDNLVSIFGSIFVKAWGPRMDDVMRVSCLTLLKHANVTLQHIPPLLTSAQFRSEMTATLDDPEGLDGFWGWYDEMTPALRSQVIGPVLARLRAFLLRDFVKRAMRYPRSSFDMGKVLDGGVLLVRIPKGVLGEDTSRLLGSLILAKVWQAATARAGIPIEKRRDAQIVLDECQNFLTLASSLDTMLAEARKYRLAMTLAHQDLAQFPRDLLAAVSANARNKVYFTVSPEDARVLARHTMPELDEHDLSHLDAYTAVARLVVAGRQTPAFTMRTRPPRPIVGEATAIRQAAAQAVPEQDTSAIDELVQRLTKREKKERSRRRGPAPTGGDDTGGSGRSRTAAGTPSRDPSRRHPESGPDRPS from the coding sequence CTGCTCGCCGCCCCCGCACCCGACCTGTCACCGCCCGCGCTGTGGGTGTGGCAGGCCGGCGTCTGGGCCGTACACCGGCCCTGGCTGGCCGCCGTCGCCGCCGCTGCCCTGGTGGCGTGGATCGCCGGCCGCAACCTGCTCGCCTCGTGGCGGCACCGCCACCACGCCACCGGCGCCCGCCTGGTCACCATCGCCCCGCCCCCGCAGGTGGACCCGCACAGCTCGGCGTCGTTCCTAGCCAACCTCGCCGGCACACTCACCCCGGCACGGTGGCGGCGGCTGCTGTACGGCACCCCGCACGTCGCCTGGCAGTACACCTGGGCCGGCCGGCACCTGCTGGTGTCGGTCTGGGTGCCCGGCACCGTCCCGAAAGGCGCCGTCGAGGCCGCCGTGCGCGGCGCCTGGCCCGGCGCCGCCTGCACCACCACCGACGCCGCCAACCCGGTCCCCGCCGACGCGGTCGCGGCCACCGGCGGTTACCTGTCCCCGACGGCGGCCGAATGGCTGCCACTGCGCACCGACCACGACGCCGACCCGCTGCGCGCCCTGATGGCCGCCGGCGCCCAACTACGCCACGGCGAGTACGCCTGCGTGCAGATCCTGGCCCGACCAGCCTCCCCGCGCCGCACCACCCGGGCCCGCCGCGCCGCCGGACGGCTACGCCAAGGAAAGACCGCCATCCCGGCGCTCAACCCCGCCGCCCCGCTGCTCTGGCTCATCGAGGCCTTCCAGCCGGGACCCTCCACGCGGGGTCGCGGCACGTCGAACAGCGCCGCGACCCGGCGCGACCCCACGGTGGAGCGCGACGTGCGGGCCATCCTCGACAAGACCAGCCACGTGCTGTGGGAAACCGGCATCCGCTACGCGGTCGCCTCCACCAACCACCGCTCGGGTTCCCGGCCGGACAACCGGCTACGCGGAATCGCCGACGCGATCGCGTCCAGCTTCGCCGTGCACTCCGGCCGCAACCGGCTCGCCCACCGCACCCGCATGCCGCACCCGGTCGCGGTACTGGCCGCCCGCCGGCTCGGCCCCGGCTTCCTCACCGCCACCCCCGAACTGGCCGCGCTCGCCGCGCTGCCGCAGGACCTGGCCGTGCCCGGCCTCGACCGCGCGAGGGCGAAGTCGATGCCGGCCCCGGTCGCGGTGCCGACCGGCGGCCGCTCGGTCACCGTGCTCGGCGACGCCGAGATCGGGGGCCACCCGGTCGCCCTGGCCGTCCCGGACGCCCGCTACCACACGCACATGGTGGGCTCCACCGGCTCCGGGAAGACCACCCTGCTCGCCGCCATGATCATCGACGGGATCCTCGCCGGACGGGGCACCGTGGTGATCGACCCGCACGGCGACCTCGTCACCGACATCCTCGACCGGCTGCCCGCGTCCGTGGCGCAGCGGGTGGTGCTGTTCGACCCCGACCAGCCCAACCCGCCCACGCTGAACCCCCTCGAAGGACAAGACCACGACCTCATCACCGACAACCTCGTCAGCATCTTCGGCAGCATCTTCGTCAAAGCCTGGGGGCCGCGCATGGACGACGTCATGCGGGTGTCCTGCCTGACCCTGCTGAAACACGCAAACGTGACCCTGCAGCACATCCCACCGCTGCTGACCTCAGCGCAGTTCCGGTCCGAAATGACCGCCACGCTCGACGACCCCGAAGGCCTTGACGGGTTCTGGGGCTGGTACGACGAGATGACCCCAGCGCTGCGATCCCAGGTCATCGGCCCGGTCCTCGCCCGGCTACGCGCCTTCCTGCTGCGGGACTTCGTGAAAAGGGCGATGCGCTACCCCAGGTCCAGCTTCGACATGGGCAAGGTGCTCGACGGCGGCGTCCTGCTCGTGCGCATCCCCAAAGGCGTGCTCGGCGAGGACACCAGCCGGCTCCTCGGCTCCCTGATCCTGGCCAAGGTGTGGCAGGCCGCCACCGCCCGCGCCGGCATCCCGATCGAGAAACGCCGCGACGCCCAGATCGTGCTCGACGAGTGCCAGAACTTCCTCACCCTCGCTTCCAGCCTGGACACGATGCTGGCCGAAGCCCGTAAATACCGCCTCGCGATGACCCTCGCCCACCAGGACCTGGCCCAGTTTCCTCGCGACCTGCTGGCCGCGGTCAGCGCGAACGCCCGCAACAAGGTGTACTTCACCGTCAGCCCCGAGGACGCACGAGTCCTCGCCCGGCACACCATGCCGGAACTCGACGAGCACGACCTGTCACACCTCGACGCGTACACCGCGGTCGCCCGCCTCGTCGTCGCCGGCCGGCAGACACCCGCGTTCACGATGCGCACCCGCCCGCCGCGCCCGATCGTCGGTGAGGCCACCGCCATCCGCCAGGCAGCCGCGCAAGCGGTGCCCGAGCAGGACACCAGCGCCATCGACGAACTCGTCCAACGGCTGACCAAACGCGAGAAGAAGGAACGCTCCCGCCGCCGCGGACCCGCCCCGACCGGCGGTGACGACACCGGCGGTTCCGGCCGGTCGCGGACCGCTGCGGGCACACCGTCGCGTGACCCGTCGCGTCGCCACCCCGAATCCGGGCCTGACAGACCGTCCTGA
- a CDS encoding sigma-70 family RNA polymerase sigma factor: MGSTHQHATTPTTAPQSAAANRTGQPGPLTGPHTRDSSPFAAAYRTHLPALTAHVAARLTGSDLDAVADLVHDAFADALADPTLIDADVLASLRRLCDRACARYLWSQRRYLAAAHTIYADQRADPPAAEPDPVQALAALPAGERQVAYLRFLDGHSTQATARLLGRSVPSVIHLERRARRLMREHLADPAAPGTTPAPAPATFTARS, from the coding sequence ATGGGCTCCACGCACCAGCACGCCACCACCCCGACGACGGCCCCGCAGAGCGCCGCCGCGAACCGAACCGGTCAACCCGGCCCGCTGACCGGGCCACACACCCGCGACAGCAGCCCGTTCGCAGCGGCGTACCGGACCCACCTGCCCGCGCTGACCGCGCATGTCGCCGCCCGCCTCACCGGCAGCGACCTCGACGCGGTGGCCGACCTGGTCCACGACGCGTTCGCCGACGCACTGGCCGACCCCACGCTGATCGACGCCGACGTGCTGGCGTCACTGCGGCGCCTGTGCGACCGGGCCTGCGCCCGGTACCTGTGGTCGCAGCGGCGCTACCTGGCCGCCGCCCACACCATCTACGCCGACCAGCGCGCCGACCCGCCGGCAGCCGAGCCTGACCCGGTCCAGGCCCTCGCCGCGCTGCCCGCCGGTGAGCGGCAGGTGGCGTACCTGCGGTTCCTCGACGGGCACAGCACGCAGGCGACCGCACGGCTGCTGGGCCGCAGCGTGCCCAGCGTCATCCACCTGGAGCGGCGGGCACGCCGGCTGATGCGCGAGCACCTTGCTGACCCCGCCGCGCCCGGCACGACACCAGCCCCGGCACCGGCGACCTTCACCGCCCGGTCCTGA
- a CDS encoding VirB4 family type IV secretion system protein, whose product MRRLLHRRAARDPDTAATSTSGVAAVVAPASVEVTPRFLRVGDGYAATLVVTGYPAEVGPAWLEPLLSYPGRIDVTLHIDPLPAPTAAARLRTQRARLESSRRADSEKGRLSDPYVEAAAEDAADLAARLARGAAKLFRVGLYLTVHARTEQELLEACAQVKAAAASTLLEVQPATWRHLAGWTTTLPLATDSLRMLRTMDTQALAAAFPLASPDLPAPLPGDPPVSGGVLYGVNPASNGIVWWDRWSRENYNSVVLARSGAGKSYFVKLEVLRNLYQGVQVAIVDPEDEYLRLAETVGGTVVRLGMAGVKINPLDLPVGDHRPDVLTRRGLFLHTVISVLVGHPPPPAERAALDRAILAVYRQAGITADPTTHTRPAPLLRDLVDCLHADPEPAAAQLAARLAPWVDGSFKDLFDGPTTHAPIGHLVVWSLRHLPDELRTIGTLLALDHIWRQVDLPRQARSPATPPERRIVVVDEAWLLMRDGEGARFLFRMSKAGRKRFAGLTVVTQDVADVLGTELGRAVVSNAATQVLLKQAPQAIDAVGDAFGLTGGERRLLLGARPGQGLLISGIARTGFESISSEQEHAVCTTNPADLIDDHEDEDDL is encoded by the coding sequence ATGAGACGACTACTGCACCGCCGCGCCGCCCGCGACCCCGATACGGCGGCCACCTCCACCAGTGGGGTGGCCGCCGTGGTCGCACCGGCGTCGGTGGAGGTGACCCCCCGGTTCCTGCGGGTCGGTGACGGGTACGCGGCCACCCTGGTGGTGACCGGGTATCCGGCCGAAGTCGGCCCGGCGTGGCTGGAACCTCTGCTGTCCTACCCCGGACGGATCGACGTCACCCTGCACATCGACCCGCTGCCCGCCCCGACAGCCGCCGCCCGGCTGCGTACCCAGCGGGCCCGGCTGGAGTCCTCGCGGCGGGCGGACAGTGAGAAGGGCAGGCTGTCCGACCCGTACGTCGAGGCCGCGGCCGAGGACGCCGCCGACCTGGCCGCCCGGCTCGCCCGCGGCGCGGCGAAACTGTTCCGCGTCGGCCTGTACCTGACCGTGCACGCCCGCACGGAGCAGGAACTGCTCGAGGCGTGCGCCCAGGTGAAGGCCGCCGCCGCATCCACGCTCCTGGAGGTGCAGCCGGCGACCTGGCGGCACCTGGCCGGCTGGACCACCACCCTGCCCCTGGCGACCGATTCGCTGCGGATGCTGCGCACCATGGACACCCAGGCCCTCGCGGCGGCGTTCCCCCTCGCCAGCCCTGACCTGCCGGCGCCGCTGCCGGGTGACCCGCCGGTCTCCGGTGGCGTGCTCTACGGCGTCAACCCCGCCTCCAACGGGATCGTCTGGTGGGACCGGTGGAGCCGCGAGAACTACAACAGCGTCGTCCTCGCACGGTCCGGCGCAGGCAAGTCCTACTTCGTGAAGTTGGAGGTGCTGCGCAACCTGTACCAGGGCGTCCAGGTCGCCATCGTGGACCCCGAGGACGAATACCTGCGGCTCGCCGAGACGGTCGGCGGCACCGTGGTCCGGCTCGGCATGGCCGGAGTGAAGATCAACCCCCTCGATCTGCCCGTCGGGGACCACCGCCCGGATGTACTCACCCGCCGCGGCCTGTTCCTGCACACCGTCATCTCCGTACTGGTCGGACACCCACCGCCGCCAGCGGAGCGGGCAGCGCTGGACCGGGCGATCCTGGCCGTGTACCGGCAGGCCGGTATCACCGCCGACCCGACCACCCACACCCGGCCCGCACCCCTGCTGCGGGACCTGGTCGACTGCCTGCACGCCGACCCCGAACCTGCCGCCGCGCAGCTCGCCGCCCGCCTGGCCCCATGGGTCGACGGCTCATTCAAGGACCTGTTCGACGGACCCACCACACACGCCCCGATCGGACACCTCGTCGTGTGGAGCCTGCGGCACCTGCCCGACGAGCTACGCACCATCGGCACCCTGCTCGCCCTGGACCACATCTGGCGGCAGGTCGACCTGCCACGGCAGGCCCGGTCCCCGGCGACACCACCGGAACGGCGCATCGTCGTCGTGGACGAGGCGTGGCTCCTCATGCGCGACGGCGAAGGCGCCCGGTTCCTGTTCCGCATGTCGAAGGCCGGCCGCAAACGGTTCGCCGGACTCACCGTCGTCACCCAGGACGTGGCGGACGTGCTGGGCACCGAACTGGGCCGGGCGGTGGTGTCCAACGCCGCCACCCAGGTGCTGCTCAAACAGGCACCGCAGGCGATCGACGCGGTCGGTGACGCGTTCGGCCTCACCGGCGGCGAACGACGGCTCCTCCTCGGCGCCCGCCCCGGACAGGGACTACTCATCTCGGGCATCGCCCGCACCGGCTTCGAGTCGATCAGCTCCGAACAGGAACACGCCGTCTGCACCACAAACCCCGCCGATCTCATCGACGACCACGAAGACGAGGACGACCTGTGA
- a CDS encoding replication-relaxation family protein, with product MYRRVPLPSTRPDPLSVYRRLTPRDRLLMSWLAEHYLLSTDQIHRALFTARRTAQQRLTILHRLQVLHRFAWAAADGTPETSYLYTLGPVGLRRHPTAYADPDNLGLKAPRSSIDRAERIVHSRRLAHLLGVNQFFVDLHAHTRTQPDSRLLRWWSEQHATAAYSGTKRTPEGQRRIDVYPDGHGIWHAAGRTVGFFLEHDRDTEDLARVVAKLRGYENLARYAGPRFPVLLWVPHQRRETSLLRILHDVPTRMPVAVSVHGDNPAGPVWALTSDPSHRRHLHELPSDPGPDDYPDPSGEQWPDVGVTGDEFADT from the coding sequence GTGTACCGCCGTGTTCCACTCCCGTCGACCAGACCGGACCCGCTGTCGGTCTACCGTCGTCTGACCCCTCGTGACCGTCTGCTCATGTCCTGGCTGGCCGAGCACTACCTGCTGTCCACCGACCAGATCCACCGGGCGTTGTTCACCGCCAGGCGTACCGCGCAGCAGCGGCTGACGATCCTGCACCGGCTGCAGGTGCTGCACCGCTTCGCCTGGGCCGCCGCCGACGGCACCCCGGAAACCTCCTACCTGTACACCCTCGGCCCGGTCGGGCTGCGCCGCCACCCGACCGCGTACGCCGACCCCGACAACCTCGGACTCAAGGCGCCCCGGTCCAGCATCGACCGCGCCGAACGGATCGTGCACAGCCGGCGGCTGGCCCACCTACTCGGCGTCAACCAGTTCTTCGTCGACCTGCACGCCCACACCCGCACCCAGCCCGACAGCAGGCTGCTGCGCTGGTGGTCCGAGCAGCACGCGACCGCCGCCTACAGCGGCACCAAACGCACACCCGAAGGACAACGCAGGATCGACGTGTACCCCGACGGGCACGGCATCTGGCACGCCGCCGGCCGCACCGTCGGGTTCTTCCTCGAGCACGACCGCGACACCGAGGACCTCGCCCGCGTCGTGGCCAAACTACGCGGCTACGAGAACCTGGCCCGCTACGCGGGACCCCGATTCCCCGTGCTGCTCTGGGTACCCCACCAGCGCCGGGAAACCAGCCTGCTGCGAATCCTGCACGACGTGCCCACCCGGATGCCGGTCGCCGTCTCCGTGCACGGCGACAACCCCGCCGGACCGGTCTGGGCGCTGACCTCGGACCCGTCGCACCGCCGGCACCTGCACGAGCTGCCCAGCGACCCCGGACCCGACGACTACCCCGACCCATCCGGCGAGCAATGGCCCGACGTGGGCGTCACCGGCGACGAGTTCGCCGACACCTGA
- a CDS encoding ATP-binding protein, with product MIVSGPARTGKTTAIIQMAKTLEVIHRQRHPHNGADIPVVYITAPPAATGRMIAVEFARFLGIPLLRRSNITEVMEAVCGVCIDARTSLIVVDEIHNISLTTRNGAEVSDTLKYFAERIPATFAYAGINVERNGLLTGTRGEQIAGRFGMVPTGPFPLGPDWTALVGALETSLRLHQHTPGTLAELDRYLHQRTAGMIGSLLRLIRSAAVQAVIDTTEAITRASLDAIEVDIAAETNRRKKR from the coding sequence CTGATCGTCTCCGGTCCCGCCCGCACCGGCAAGACCACCGCGATCATCCAGATGGCCAAGACCCTCGAGGTCATCCACCGCCAGCGTCACCCGCACAACGGCGCTGACATCCCGGTCGTCTACATCACCGCCCCACCCGCCGCGACCGGCAGGATGATCGCCGTCGAGTTCGCCCGGTTCCTCGGCATTCCGCTGCTGCGTCGATCCAACATCACCGAGGTCATGGAAGCCGTCTGCGGGGTCTGCATCGACGCCCGCACCAGCCTTATCGTGGTCGATGAGATCCACAACATCAGCCTGACCACCCGCAACGGCGCAGAAGTGTCCGACACCCTCAAATACTTCGCCGAGCGCATCCCCGCGACTTTCGCCTACGCGGGCATCAACGTCGAACGCAACGGCCTGCTCACGGGCACCCGAGGCGAGCAGATCGCCGGCCGCTTCGGCATGGTCCCGACCGGCCCGTTCCCACTGGGACCCGACTGGACCGCCCTGGTCGGCGCCCTCGAGACCAGCCTGCGCCTGCACCAGCACACCCCCGGCACGTTGGCCGAACTGGACCGCTATCTGCACCAACGCACCGCCGGCATGATCGGCAGCCTTCTACGGCTGATCCGCAGCGCCGCCGTCCAAGCCGTCATCGACACCACCGAAGCCATCACCCGCGCCAGCCTCGACGCCATCGAAGTCGACATCGCCGCCGAAACCAACCGCAGGAAAAAACGGTGA
- a CDS encoding histone-like nucleoid-structuring protein Lsr2: MALHTSTVLLDDFDATTDGVTSHQFALDGVTWEIDLSATNLDRLREALRPFQTAGRRLPASRTNRATTRTGSDRPSTAAIRRWWRDNRDRADLPAFASKGRIPAAVIQAYRDA, from the coding sequence GTGGCCCTGCACACCAGCACCGTGCTGCTCGACGACTTCGACGCCACCACCGACGGCGTCACCTCCCACCAGTTCGCCCTGGACGGCGTCACCTGGGAGATCGACCTGTCCGCGACAAACCTGGACCGGCTACGCGAGGCGTTGCGCCCGTTCCAGACGGCCGGACGCCGGCTACCCGCCTCCCGCACCAACCGTGCCACCACACGCACCGGTAGCGACCGGCCTTCCACCGCGGCGATACGCCGCTGGTGGCGGGACAACCGCGACCGCGCCGACCTGCCCGCCTTCGCCAGCAAAGGCCGGATCCCGGCCGCGGTCATCCAGGCCTACCGCGACGCCTGA
- a CDS encoding pilin, translated as MLRVRINKPVQLSPVRRVARVCAAVSTVVLVVAVPAAAQADPGGAAYLAANSLPVVITNLRNLIMGLLAGLATLFLVLAGVYWATAGGDPGQVEKAKGALRNALIGYGLAVLSPILLQLLQGVVGG; from the coding sequence ATGCTCCGCGTCCGCATCAACAAGCCTGTCCAACTCTCCCCGGTCCGCCGCGTCGCCCGGGTGTGCGCGGCGGTCTCCACCGTCGTCCTGGTCGTCGCCGTTCCGGCCGCTGCACAGGCCGATCCCGGCGGTGCCGCCTACCTGGCGGCGAACAGCCTGCCGGTCGTCATCACCAACCTCCGGAATCTGATCATGGGTCTGCTGGCCGGGCTCGCGACCCTGTTCCTGGTCCTCGCGGGGGTGTACTGGGCCACCGCCGGCGGGGACCCTGGCCAGGTCGAGAAGGCAAAGGGCGCGCTACGTAACGCGTTGATTGGCTACGGCCTGGCGGTGCTCTCCCCGATCCTGCTGCAGCTGCTGCAGGGCGTTGTCGGGGGCTGA
- a CDS encoding PrgI family protein: MSKDDAIDAAERARMPADVDAPDKVAYGLTWRQLAILAVAGALFYLVWTSLRTVVAPQVIAFAGVLVGGVVFGLVVGRRDGLPMDVWLLHAVRHSHGPKALASSRESTAGVPEWVQQPKGRTPVPAPLRLPADAIGDDGEISVGGARAAIVAATTVNLALRTPGEQQALVDTFGRWLNSLSTPTQVVVSAQPVDLASHATGLEARAYRLPHPALEAACADHARFLHDLAHRRDPLRRQVLIVTRAPAGGTGGHAARRRADDTARSLSGLGVTTRALDGDAATAAIAACADPYRPPRPGGLAAPDAVITGAPPPPARRRKASP; this comes from the coding sequence ATGAGCAAAGACGATGCGATCGATGCCGCCGAGCGGGCGCGGATGCCCGCCGACGTCGACGCCCCCGACAAGGTCGCCTACGGGCTGACCTGGCGGCAGTTGGCCATCCTCGCCGTCGCCGGGGCGCTGTTCTACCTCGTGTGGACCAGTCTGCGGACCGTGGTGGCGCCGCAGGTCATCGCCTTCGCCGGTGTGCTGGTCGGCGGTGTCGTATTCGGACTGGTGGTCGGACGCCGCGACGGCCTGCCGATGGATGTGTGGCTGCTGCACGCGGTCCGCCACTCCCACGGCCCGAAGGCGCTGGCGTCGTCGCGAGAATCCACGGCCGGGGTGCCCGAGTGGGTGCAGCAGCCGAAGGGACGGACCCCGGTGCCGGCCCCGCTGCGGCTGCCCGCCGACGCGATCGGCGACGACGGTGAGATCAGCGTCGGCGGCGCCCGGGCGGCGATCGTCGCGGCCACCACCGTCAACCTCGCCCTGCGGACTCCCGGCGAGCAGCAGGCCCTGGTGGACACATTCGGCCGCTGGCTCAACTCGTTGTCGACGCCGACGCAGGTGGTGGTCTCCGCGCAGCCTGTCGACCTCGCCTCCCATGCCACCGGTCTGGAGGCGAGGGCCTACCGGTTGCCGCACCCGGCGTTGGAGGCCGCCTGCGCCGACCACGCCCGCTTTCTCCATGACCTCGCGCACCGACGTGATCCGCTGCGCAGGCAGGTCCTCATCGTCACCCGCGCCCCGGCCGGCGGGACGGGCGGGCACGCGGCCCGCCGCCGCGCCGATGACACGGCCCGGTCGCTGTCCGGGCTCGGGGTGACCACCCGTGCCCTGGACGGGGACGCCGCGACCGCCGCGATCGCGGCCTGCGCCGACCCGTACCGACCGCCCCGGCCCGGCGGCCTGGCCGCCCCCGACGCGGTCATCACCGGGGCGCCACCCCCACCCGCCCGCAGAAGGAAGGCATCGCCATGA